A part of Halalkalicoccus subterraneus genomic DNA contains:
- a CDS encoding asparagine synthase-related protein gives MVGQQEVAERMVGLRGAVGHELPTPRTTTPERGVSSQRQGDPISMQLSTHSLLSGDQPVEIGPTTELWLLGEVYGFDDGPLGGSRGHTPRPKHQDSAQYCAELYADHGREFVHGLNGNYAGVIHDRDTGSVSVFTDRLGSIPIYYATPGDGVVFATEIDAIADHPAVETEFDLGYLHEYLVYRRPFGVKTPLTGIEELQPGTITTIESDGSIEEECYWRPRYRPHEAPFEAFVEEFTERFSELIGEWRRDDLEYGVLLSGGSDSRLNLAALGPGVTCFHMAGWMSREARTAERVAIESGNEFVFLRREQDYQEEALGRNRRFNNFNGWFTQGYATGFEEEITDRVDVLLSGMYADTLFKGHVIPSPTYDLGSLGNLSIPVETKIETIPEFIDWLCEIAPSDDNLPVPNDLRSTLEENIYREDGEIVHHGVRYATIEDLVYCSGYYPLTNDDDIIFRNSLRDMLPYRTPFLDNRLIDLSLRMPIRYRLRRNVINEAVERLSPRLAGIAHADAGIGLGHSFPVDFVGRKLKALWRKHIGNETPPQPYLSSGSWVNDAELIRTDDFYWRAIESHADVIEGLDFIDFEDVRACYRAHLDGQNNVVELYTLLTILTMPTTQTLAGVRADTDQLTRFEPVTHGGEQ, from the coding sequence ATGGTCGGTCAGCAGGAGGTGGCTGAGCGGATGGTCGGGCTTCGAGGAGCCGTCGGCCACGAGCTACCGACACCACGGACGACGACTCCGGAGCGCGGGGTATCTTCCCAGCGACAGGGCGACCCCATCTCGATGCAACTCAGCACTCACTCGTTGCTGTCGGGTGACCAACCCGTCGAGATCGGACCGACGACCGAGCTGTGGCTGCTCGGCGAGGTCTACGGGTTCGACGACGGCCCTCTCGGCGGGTCGAGAGGTCACACCCCTCGACCGAAGCACCAGGACAGCGCCCAGTACTGTGCGGAGCTGTACGCAGACCACGGCCGTGAGTTCGTCCACGGACTCAACGGCAACTACGCCGGCGTCATTCACGATCGGGACACGGGCTCGGTATCGGTGTTCACCGACCGGCTCGGGTCCATCCCGATCTACTACGCGACGCCGGGCGACGGCGTCGTCTTCGCGACGGAGATCGACGCGATCGCGGACCACCCCGCCGTCGAGACCGAGTTCGACCTCGGCTACCTCCACGAATACCTCGTCTACCGGCGCCCCTTCGGCGTCAAGACCCCCCTGACCGGTATCGAGGAGCTCCAACCGGGCACGATCACGACGATCGAGTCGGACGGCTCGATCGAGGAGGAGTGTTACTGGCGGCCGCGATACCGGCCGCACGAGGCACCGTTCGAGGCGTTCGTCGAGGAGTTCACCGAACGTTTCTCGGAGCTCATCGGGGAGTGGCGGCGTGACGACCTCGAGTACGGCGTGTTGCTCTCGGGCGGGAGCGACTCGCGGCTCAACCTCGCCGCGCTCGGACCCGGCGTCACGTGTTTTCACATGGCCGGCTGGATGAGCCGTGAGGCCCGCACCGCCGAGCGCGTCGCGATCGAGTCGGGCAACGAGTTCGTCTTCCTTCGGCGCGAGCAGGATTACCAGGAGGAGGCACTCGGAAGAAACCGGCGGTTCAACAACTTCAACGGCTGGTTCACGCAGGGCTATGCGACGGGCTTCGAGGAGGAGATCACCGACCGTGTCGATGTTCTGCTCTCGGGGATGTACGCCGACACCCTGTTCAAGGGCCACGTGATCCCGTCGCCGACCTACGATCTGGGCTCGCTCGGCAACCTCTCGATCCCGGTCGAGACGAAGATCGAGACGATCCCCGAGTTCATCGACTGGCTGTGTGAGATCGCCCCGAGCGACGACAACCTCCCCGTTCCGAACGATCTGCGCTCGACGCTCGAGGAGAACATCTACCGGGAGGACGGCGAGATCGTCCACCACGGTGTGCGCTACGCGACGATCGAGGACCTCGTGTACTGCAGCGGCTACTACCCGCTGACCAACGACGACGACATCATCTTTCGGAATAGCCTCCGGGATATGCTGCCGTACCGAACGCCGTTTCTCGACAATCGCCTGATCGACCTCTCGCTCCGGATGCCGATACGCTATCGCCTGCGGCGCAACGTCATCAACGAGGCGGTCGAGCGCCTCAGTCCACGCCTCGCCGGAATCGCGCACGCCGACGCCGGGATCGGTCTCGGCCACTCGTTCCCGGTCGATTTCGTCGGGCGGAAACTGAAGGCACTCTGGCGAAAACACATCGGGAACGAAACGCCCCCGCAGCCGTATCTCAGCAGCGGTTCGTGGGTGAACGACGCCGAGCTGATCCGGACCGACGACTTCTACTGGCGGGCGATCGAATCGCATGCGGACGTGATCGAGGGCCTCGATTTCATCGACTTCGAGGACGTACGCGCGTGCTATCGGGCCCACCTCGATGGACAGAACAACGTGGTCGAACTCTACACGCTATTAACGATCCTGACGATGCCAACGACACAGACACTCGCCGGCGTACGGGCCGACACCGATCAACTGACTCGATTCGAACCGGTCACTCACGGGGGCGAACAGTGA
- a CDS encoding DUF7503 family protein, with protein sequence MSDDTIKTYLANHPRMTGVLFTMLLLLTQAGNAAAGSNLTVAGP encoded by the coding sequence ATGTCCGACGACACCATCAAAACGTACCTGGCGAATCACCCCCGAATGACCGGCGTCCTGTTCACCATGCTGCTGCTGCTCACGCAGGCGGGGAACGCGGCAGCGGGCAGCAACCTAACGGTCGCCGGCCCCTAA
- a CDS encoding cupin domain-containing protein: MPRDYDRSSIPSVYNLQTITPYRSEPGFEQVVFRGIDQMIGFSRIGPEKPDGEPHTHPYEQSNMLVEGRLDFLVDGERIEFEPYDALTIPPEVPHTSRAVEGETATLLAFWPLREDRLDGTEYQQEFPEP, encoded by the coding sequence ATGCCACGCGATTACGATCGCTCCTCGATCCCCTCCGTCTATAACCTCCAGACGATCACCCCGTACCGGTCGGAACCGGGCTTCGAGCAGGTGGTGTTTCGGGGGATCGACCAGATGATCGGCTTTTCCCGGATCGGACCGGAAAAGCCGGACGGCGAACCCCACACGCATCCCTACGAGCAGTCGAATATGCTCGTTGAGGGACGCCTCGACTTCCTCGTCGACGGCGAACGGATCGAATTCGAACCGTACGATGCGCTGACGATCCCACCCGAGGTCCCACACACCTCGCGCGCCGTCGAGGGCGAAACGGCGACGTTGTTGGCGTTCTGGCCGCTTCGCGAGGACCGACTCGACGGAACCGAGTACCAGCAGGAGTTCCCCGAGCCGTAA